The Nitrospiraceae bacterium genome includes a window with the following:
- a CDS encoding insulinase family protein yields the protein MYRKIVLDNRLRIVAEHIPTLKSVTIGIWVNVGSRDEQPGEEGLSHFLEHMFFKGMRSRSATQISREIDALGGEMNAFTTRETTTFYIKVLDQQLDTALELLSDLFYQSRFETKEVEKEKQVVLEEIRMVQDDPEDLVQELHMKHTLGSHPLGRSILGQAKRIQALDRNDLLAYVQSHYDPEQTVVAVAGNFSWRRLERLLAKYFSAPHKGAPVRPHRWPPEVNGGVLVQRKPLEQVHLCLGLQGLGAGHKDRYAAHALNGVLGGSVSSRLFQEVREKRGLVYSIYSFLSAYSDGGMITVYAGTRAKEVQRVVELVCRELRKLRMQGIDAKDLARVKNQMKGSLMLSLESSHSRMSKLAKDELSQGCHVSLEQMTAEIDRVTTDQVYRVAQDLLNPRCLSVTALGPIAPKALDAFAK from the coding sequence GTGTATCGTAAGATCGTTCTGGATAATCGGCTGCGCATTGTGGCCGAACATATCCCCACGCTGAAGTCCGTCACCATCGGGATCTGGGTCAACGTCGGCTCACGAGACGAGCAGCCCGGTGAAGAAGGCCTCTCACATTTCCTTGAGCATATGTTCTTCAAGGGAATGCGTAGCCGGTCTGCGACGCAGATTTCACGTGAGATCGACGCCCTTGGCGGGGAGATGAACGCTTTTACGACCCGCGAGACTACGACGTTCTATATCAAGGTGCTCGATCAGCAGCTGGATACGGCGCTGGAACTCCTCTCGGACCTCTTCTATCAGTCCCGCTTCGAGACGAAAGAAGTCGAAAAAGAAAAGCAGGTCGTGCTGGAGGAGATCCGGATGGTGCAGGACGATCCGGAGGATCTTGTCCAAGAGTTGCACATGAAGCATACGCTCGGCAGTCATCCCCTTGGGCGTTCGATCCTGGGGCAGGCCAAGCGTATCCAGGCACTCGACCGCAATGATTTGTTGGCCTATGTGCAGTCGCACTACGATCCGGAGCAGACTGTCGTGGCTGTGGCCGGGAATTTTAGCTGGCGGCGCTTGGAACGCTTGCTCGCCAAGTATTTCTCCGCGCCTCACAAGGGCGCACCGGTGCGCCCGCATCGTTGGCCGCCGGAGGTCAACGGCGGAGTGCTGGTGCAGCGGAAACCCCTCGAGCAGGTGCATCTGTGTCTTGGTTTGCAGGGGCTGGGGGCCGGACATAAGGATCGCTATGCGGCGCATGCGTTGAATGGCGTGTTGGGCGGCAGCGTGAGCTCGCGCCTGTTTCAGGAAGTGCGGGAGAAGCGCGGCTTGGTGTACTCGATTTATTCGTTCCTCTCCGCCTATTCCGACGGAGGCATGATTACGGTATATGCCGGCACGCGTGCGAAGGAAGTGCAGCGCGTGGTCGAGTTGGTTTGCCGGGAACTCCGGAAGTTGAGGATGCAGGGCATCGATGCGAAGGATCTTGCTCGGGTGAAGAATCAGATGAAGGGTAGTCTGATGCTGAGTCTCGAGAGTTCGCATAGCCGTATGAGTAAGCTGGCGAAGGACGAGTTGTCGCAGGGGTGCCACGTGTCCCTCGAACAGATGACGGCAGAAATCGATCGCGTCACGACTGATCAGGTGTATCGTGTCGCGCAGGACCTGCTTAACCCGCGGTGTTTGTCGGTGACGGCTCTTGGGCCTATTGCCCCGAAGGCGCTGGACGCGTTCGCGAAGTAA
- a CDS encoding ribosome maturation factor RimP → MASEKPSAGRAEAAAARVHEVAAPILWSHGLELVEVVCVGKGPGTVIRVFIDKPGGVTLTDCEQAHRSLSPALDVADPFPHAYTLEVSSPGLDRPLRGPKDYVKLVGERVTIKLREPRQGQWRLTGTLSEVGEQGLTLAIQQKKTTETVSVAFEHIASGRRDVGF, encoded by the coding sequence ATGGCGAGCGAAAAGCCTTCAGCTGGACGTGCTGAGGCGGCTGCGGCGCGGGTCCATGAAGTCGCGGCGCCGATTCTGTGGTCGCATGGGTTGGAATTGGTTGAAGTCGTGTGCGTCGGCAAGGGACCCGGCACGGTCATTCGTGTCTTCATCGACAAGCCGGGCGGGGTGACGCTGACCGATTGCGAGCAGGCGCATCGATCCCTCAGTCCGGCGCTCGACGTCGCAGATCCGTTTCCCCACGCCTACACGCTGGAGGTGTCATCGCCCGGCCTCGATCGGCCTTTGCGGGGACCAAAGGACTATGTGAAGCTGGTCGGCGAGCGGGTGACGATCAAGTTGCGTGAACCGCGGCAGGGCCAGTGGCGGCTGACCGGCACCTTAAGTGAAGTTGGGGAACAGGGGCTGACGCTGGCGATCCAACAGAAAAAAACGACGGAGACCGTGTCCGTCGCATTCGAGCACATCGCTTCCGGTCGACGGGACGTGGGATTTTGA
- the truB gene encoding tRNA pseudouridine(55) synthase TruB, with translation MALSPSLPDTRLRDGVLNVRKEAGWTSHDVVARLRGKLRGGKVGHAGTLDPAATGVLPVLVGKATRIAEYLLTWDKQYLVELRLGETTDTQDATGTVLDRNSVDHLTEQAVRDAAARFEGRILQVPPMYSAVKVRGVPLYKSARAGREIEREARAVTIERLEVLRVCLPDVTLRVVCSKGTYMRTLCADIGESLGVGGHMLALDRERVGPLKVEEALTVAEVESRLAEGTFGAVLLTLDGALQGLPACTVGPESAARILHGTPVEQRDVLAWVPAPVATGDGADHAIRLKDEQGRLLGIGMLRGDVSDGRQPLISVSKVLVTE, from the coding sequence GTGGCGTTGTCCCCATCACTTCCTGATACCCGTCTGCGGGATGGGGTGTTGAACGTTCGAAAAGAAGCGGGCTGGACCTCTCACGATGTCGTAGCGAGGCTTCGAGGCAAACTGCGGGGGGGCAAGGTCGGCCATGCTGGGACCCTGGATCCTGCTGCCACGGGTGTGTTGCCTGTGCTGGTGGGGAAAGCGACCCGGATTGCCGAGTACCTGTTGACCTGGGATAAGCAGTACCTGGTAGAGTTGCGGCTCGGGGAGACGACTGACACCCAAGATGCCACGGGAACGGTGTTGGATCGCAATTCGGTCGACCATCTGACCGAGCAGGCGGTGCGGGACGCTGCCGCAAGATTCGAAGGGCGTATCCTCCAAGTGCCTCCGATGTATTCGGCGGTCAAGGTGAGGGGCGTGCCGCTTTACAAGTCGGCACGGGCGGGTCGCGAGATCGAGCGGGAAGCGCGCGCAGTCACCATAGAGCGACTCGAAGTGTTGCGGGTGTGCTTACCCGATGTAACCTTGCGTGTCGTGTGCTCGAAGGGCACATACATGCGGACCCTCTGCGCGGATATCGGCGAGAGCCTTGGCGTCGGCGGGCACATGCTGGCTCTTGATCGCGAGCGCGTCGGCCCCTTGAAGGTTGAGGAGGCGTTGACTGTTGCCGAGGTCGAATCCCGGCTGGCTGAGGGTACGTTCGGGGCTGTGCTGTTGACGCTGGACGGGGCGCTCCAGGGTCTGCCGGCTTGTACAGTAGGTCCCGAGTCGGCTGCTCGTATCCTGCACGGAACGCCCGTGGAGCAGCGCGATGTGCTGGCCTGGGTGCCGGCTCCTGTTGCAACGGGTGACGGTGCAGACCATGCGATTCGCCTGAAGGATGAGCAGGGGCGGTTGTTGGGCATTGGTATGTTGCGAGGGGACGTCAGCGACGGTCGGCAGCCGCTCATTTCGGTGTCGAAAGTGTTGGTAACGGAATAA
- the pnp gene encoding polyribonucleotide nucleotidyltransferase: MKHTVEMELAGRRLTLETGRIAKQADGAIWATYGDTIVLATAVASQTVKPGVDFLPLTVDYQEKTYAAGKIPGGYFKREGRPSEKEVLTSRLIDRPLRPLFPEGYYYDTQVIASVLSADKTGSSDIIGIIAASAALAVSPIPFNGPIAGVKIGRVNGQFVVNPDIETLETSELNLVVAGTADAVMMVEAGANELPESVMLEAIELAHSEIKKIVAKIEELRALAGKPKRVVVQEQIDATLSDQVRALVAGQIREAILIPNKNARQERLDEVLAGAIAKFKSDEPNRERHVKIIFHGLEYTEVRSMILEKRVRADGRGPADIRPITCEVGVLPRAHGSAVFTRGETQSLAVVTLGTTDDEQRIDALEGEYTRTFMLHYNFPPFSVGEARPLRSPGRREVGHGALAERALKSVIPGKDKFPYTLRIVSEILESNGSSSMATVCGGTLALMDAGVPIKEPVAGIAMGLIKEGDQVLVLSDILGLEDHLGDMDFKVTGTKNGVTALQMDIKIGGITFALMREALAQAKAGRLHILERMAKALTEPRTKLSAYAPRIFPMKIKQDKIRDVIGPGGKMIRSIIAETGVKINVEDTGDVTIASSDEASAQKAIDMIKRLTEEVEIGKIYLGTVRKIMDFGAFVEVLPGTDGLVHISQLAHHRVKAVSDEVSEGDQIMVKVLEIDKQGKIRLSRKEAMPAPDGSPAKEPTPAG; the protein is encoded by the coding sequence ATGAAACACACGGTAGAAATGGAACTGGCGGGTCGGCGGCTGACTCTGGAAACCGGCCGCATTGCGAAACAGGCGGATGGGGCGATCTGGGCCACATACGGCGACACCATCGTCCTTGCGACGGCGGTGGCGTCCCAAACCGTGAAGCCGGGCGTCGATTTCCTGCCCCTGACCGTCGATTATCAAGAAAAGACCTACGCGGCGGGCAAGATTCCCGGAGGGTATTTCAAGCGGGAAGGTCGGCCGTCGGAGAAGGAAGTCCTCACGAGCCGGTTGATCGATCGGCCTCTCCGCCCGCTCTTTCCGGAAGGCTACTACTACGACACGCAGGTCATTGCCTCGGTTTTGTCGGCGGACAAGACGGGTTCTTCGGATATCATCGGCATCATCGCGGCGTCCGCTGCCCTGGCCGTGTCGCCGATTCCGTTCAACGGTCCGATCGCCGGCGTGAAGATCGGCCGCGTCAACGGGCAGTTCGTCGTGAATCCCGACATCGAGACGCTCGAAACCAGCGAACTCAATCTCGTCGTGGCCGGGACGGCCGATGCCGTCATGATGGTGGAAGCGGGTGCCAATGAATTGCCGGAATCCGTCATGCTGGAAGCGATTGAGCTGGCGCATAGCGAGATCAAGAAGATCGTGGCGAAGATCGAGGAGTTGCGCGCGTTGGCCGGCAAGCCGAAGCGGGTGGTGGTGCAGGAACAGATCGACGCAACACTCAGCGATCAGGTGCGGGCTTTGGTGGCGGGGCAGATCCGCGAAGCCATTCTGATTCCGAACAAGAACGCGCGTCAGGAGCGCTTGGATGAAGTGTTGGCGGGGGCGATCGCCAAGTTCAAGTCGGATGAGCCGAACCGTGAACGCCACGTCAAGATCATCTTCCATGGGCTCGAATACACCGAAGTCCGAAGCATGATCCTGGAAAAGCGTGTGCGAGCCGACGGCCGCGGTCCGGCGGACATCCGACCCATTACCTGCGAAGTCGGGGTGCTGCCTCGGGCTCACGGCTCAGCCGTCTTCACCCGTGGAGAAACGCAAAGTTTGGCCGTGGTCACGCTCGGTACGACCGATGACGAGCAGCGGATCGATGCGTTGGAGGGGGAATACACGCGAACGTTCATGCTCCATTACAATTTCCCGCCGTTCAGCGTCGGCGAGGCGAGGCCGTTGCGTTCGCCGGGTCGGCGCGAAGTCGGCCATGGTGCGTTGGCGGAGCGGGCGCTCAAGTCGGTCATTCCGGGCAAGGACAAGTTCCCGTATACCCTCAGGATCGTGTCGGAGATCTTGGAATCGAACGGGTCATCCTCGATGGCAACGGTCTGTGGCGGTACTCTGGCCTTGATGGATGCCGGTGTGCCGATCAAGGAGCCGGTAGCCGGCATTGCCATGGGGTTGATCAAGGAAGGCGACCAAGTGCTGGTCCTCTCCGACATCCTCGGGTTGGAAGATCACTTGGGCGACATGGACTTCAAGGTCACCGGAACGAAGAACGGCGTGACGGCGCTGCAGATGGATATCAAGATCGGCGGCATCACGTTCGCCTTGATGCGGGAAGCATTGGCGCAGGCGAAGGCCGGCCGACTCCATATCCTGGAGCGCATGGCGAAGGCTCTGACGGAACCGCGGACGAAGCTGTCGGCCTATGCGCCGCGCATATTCCCGATGAAGATCAAGCAGGACAAGATTCGCGATGTCATCGGCCCGGGCGGCAAGATGATCCGCAGTATCATTGCGGAGACCGGGGTCAAGATCAATGTCGAGGACACCGGCGACGTGACGATTGCCTCCTCGGATGAGGCATCGGCACAGAAGGCCATCGACATGATCAAGCGGCTTACCGAAGAGGTCGAGATCGGCAAGATCTACCTTGGGACGGTGCGCAAGATCATGGATTTCGGCGCGTTCGTGGAAGTGTTGCCGGGGACGGATGGGTTGGTGCACATCTCGCAGTTGGCGCATCATCGAGTGAAGGCCGTGTCCGACGAGGTGTCCGAAGGCGATCAGATTATGGTCAAGGTACTAGAGATCGATAAACAAGGGAAGATTCGCCTGAGCCGGAAGGAAGCAATGCCGGCGCCGGACGGTTCTCCCGCCAAAGAGCCGACTCCTGCGGGATAA
- the nusA gene encoding transcription termination/antitermination protein NusA, giving the protein MNRELIAVIDEIGRQKGIDKARVIGAIESALQTAAKKRFGQAENIQVEIDPKTGEISVVSKKVIVDTVTNPKAEISLKEAREYDEGAEIGDEIGSLIEMDELGRIAAQTAKQVIFQKVREAEWEAVQKEYSTRQGDLVNGIILGMERRNFLVDLGKTEAVLPIQEQIPRETYRRGDRVKALLLEVRRTPKDVQVVLSRSHPQFVAKLFELEVPEVGEKIVEIKSIVREPGDRTKIAVSSRDKAVDPVGACVGIKGSRVQAVVRELRGEKIDIITWTQDPRVFIAEALNPATIEKVGIDEEKKSALVVVADSQLSLAIGKNGQNVRLAARLTGWKIDIISATEYEKEKAERDKEIKAALAEEAEAQRQQDEARAAAQQAE; this is encoded by the coding sequence ATGAATCGTGAGTTGATCGCTGTCATCGACGAAATCGGTCGGCAAAAAGGCATCGACAAGGCCAGAGTGATCGGCGCGATCGAATCCGCCCTGCAGACCGCTGCGAAAAAACGGTTCGGCCAGGCTGAAAATATTCAGGTCGAAATCGATCCGAAGACCGGCGAAATTTCGGTGGTATCCAAGAAGGTGATCGTCGACACCGTGACGAATCCCAAAGCCGAGATTTCGTTGAAGGAAGCGCGTGAGTACGACGAGGGCGCGGAGATCGGCGACGAGATCGGGTCACTGATTGAGATGGACGAGCTCGGCCGCATCGCCGCGCAGACCGCCAAGCAAGTGATCTTTCAGAAGGTTCGCGAAGCCGAGTGGGAAGCCGTACAAAAAGAATACTCGACGCGGCAAGGCGATCTGGTCAACGGCATTATTCTCGGAATGGAGCGCCGAAATTTCCTGGTCGATCTCGGTAAGACCGAAGCCGTGCTGCCCATCCAGGAGCAGATCCCTCGCGAGACCTACCGTCGTGGTGATCGTGTGAAAGCCTTGCTGTTGGAAGTCCGTCGGACTCCCAAGGACGTGCAGGTCGTGCTCTCCCGCAGTCATCCTCAGTTCGTGGCCAAACTGTTCGAGCTGGAGGTCCCCGAGGTCGGCGAAAAGATCGTCGAGATCAAGTCGATCGTGCGGGAGCCGGGAGATCGGACCAAAATCGCCGTCTCGTCGCGTGACAAGGCGGTCGATCCGGTCGGCGCCTGCGTCGGTATCAAAGGGTCTCGCGTGCAGGCCGTGGTCCGCGAGTTGCGCGGAGAGAAGATCGACATCATCACCTGGACCCAGGATCCCCGCGTGTTCATCGCGGAGGCGTTGAATCCCGCCACGATCGAGAAGGTCGGCATCGACGAGGAAAAGAAGTCGGCCCTGGTCGTCGTCGCGGATTCACAATTGTCGCTCGCAATCGGTAAGAACGGGCAAAACGTGCGGCTGGCCGCACGGCTCACCGGTTGGAAGATCGACATCATCAGCGCCACCGAATACGAGAAAGAAAAGGCAGAGCGGGACAAGGAGATTAAGGCGGCGCTGGCCGAAGAGGCCGAGGCGCAGCGTCAGCAGGATGAAGCGCGGGCTGCCGCGCAGCAGGCGGAGTAA
- the rpsO gene encoding 30S ribosomal protein S15, producing MALAKEAKTELVKTYRTHDTDTGSPEVQIAILTNRITYLTEHFKQHKKDHHSRRGLLTLVGRRRRLLDYLRHTDDARYRSVLDRLSIRK from the coding sequence ATGGCATTGGCGAAGGAAGCGAAAACGGAATTGGTGAAGACTTATCGGACGCACGACACGGATACCGGGTCGCCGGAGGTACAGATCGCCATTCTCACCAATCGAATCACCTATCTGACCGAGCATTTCAAGCAGCATAAGAAGGACCATCACTCGCGGCGCGGATTGCTCACGCTGGTCGGCCGGCGTCGTCGGTTATTGGACTATCTGCGGCATACCGATGATGCCCGGTATCGTTCGGTCCTGGATCGGTTGAGCATTCGGAAGTAG
- the infB gene encoding translation initiation factor IF-2, protein MRVYELAKQLGMENRDLIPELKRLGIAVASHSSALDEDSVRLALEKLGPKTRHAGGESGGDAGAAGHDVKRTHRPAAGHEGGAKAHAAPHEEPAKPDKKRILIKKKREEGTEEPATVIATEAAAPAVAPAAPVFEPAPAAPAESAPVAEPSAPVVVTAASADALVAAKPVQPAASAPVLAAAPATTPSAPALDSLAAVAKKKSFSGETAEAEAANKDKLKKGRKGPRAREEDDTKFRNDATRWEDLRAIPVQRRDDRSKHAHHATPAEITKPRRKSVKLVAGVSVKEFAELIGQRPAEIVKKLMEMGQMATFNQPINLEAASLIAEEFGTKVEVSVEKAGEALLEEAAQSTGEELAVPRPPVVTIMGHVDHGKTSLLDAIRSTKVAEGEAGGITQHIGAYTVSVHGKQVTFLDTPGHEAFTAMRARGAKATDIVILVVAADDGVMPQTIEAIHHAKAAGVPLVVAINKIDKPGCNPDRVRTALSEHGLIPESWGGETIMVEVSAKQRTGLDQLLEMILLQAEVLELKADPTRMAKGLVIEAKLERGRGPVATVLVQSGTLHVGDAFVVGNFSGRVRALVTDTGAKTAEAGPSIPVEVIGLPGVPAAGDLFTIVKDERVAREIAEERARKQRAAELAGPAKVSLDDLFAKIQEGEVKELPIVIKADVQGSAEALAAAVEKMPAGAVKLRVMHSGVGGITETDVLLAAASKAIVIGFNIRPEPKAAALAEREGVDIRLYSIIYDALNDIRAAMEGLLEPMLKERVLGRAEVRQVFTIPKAGLVAGCYVVDGVISRASAGARVIRDSVVVYEGKLGSLRRFKDDVREVQQGYECGITVENFNDVKSGDIIEVYVVDKIAAKLETAGRAPSSQSQRV, encoded by the coding sequence ATGCGGGTGTATGAGCTAGCGAAACAGTTGGGGATGGAGAATCGGGACCTGATCCCCGAACTGAAACGGCTGGGGATTGCAGTGGCATCGCACAGCAGCGCGCTGGACGAGGACTCCGTCAGGCTCGCGCTGGAGAAGTTGGGGCCGAAGACCCGGCATGCCGGGGGCGAGTCGGGCGGCGATGCGGGCGCAGCGGGGCATGACGTGAAGCGGACCCACCGGCCAGCCGCTGGCCATGAAGGCGGCGCCAAGGCGCATGCGGCGCCGCATGAAGAGCCGGCTAAGCCTGACAAGAAACGGATTCTCATCAAGAAGAAGCGGGAAGAAGGGACGGAAGAGCCGGCGACGGTCATCGCGACCGAAGCTGCTGCTCCCGCCGTTGCTCCTGCGGCCCCCGTGTTTGAGCCGGCTCCTGCTGCGCCGGCCGAATCGGCTCCTGTTGCGGAGCCGTCTGCTCCAGTGGTCGTGACGGCGGCGTCGGCTGACGCGCTGGTGGCGGCGAAACCGGTTCAGCCTGCTGCGTCCGCTCCTGTTCTTGCTGCTGCGCCTGCGACCACTCCCTCCGCGCCGGCGCTCGACTCCCTGGCGGCTGTGGCGAAGAAGAAGAGTTTCTCAGGTGAGACCGCCGAGGCAGAAGCTGCGAACAAGGACAAGCTGAAGAAGGGTCGGAAGGGGCCACGTGCCCGAGAGGAAGACGACACCAAGTTTCGAAACGATGCAACGCGCTGGGAAGATCTGCGGGCGATTCCGGTGCAGCGACGGGACGATCGCTCCAAGCATGCTCATCACGCTACTCCCGCGGAGATTACGAAACCTCGGAGGAAAAGTGTGAAGCTGGTCGCCGGAGTGAGCGTTAAGGAATTTGCCGAACTCATTGGTCAGCGGCCGGCCGAGATCGTCAAGAAGCTGATGGAAATGGGCCAGATGGCCACCTTCAATCAGCCTATCAACCTCGAAGCCGCCTCTCTTATCGCGGAGGAGTTCGGCACGAAGGTGGAAGTCTCGGTGGAAAAGGCCGGTGAGGCCTTGTTGGAGGAGGCAGCCCAATCGACTGGGGAAGAGCTGGCGGTGCCTCGGCCTCCCGTCGTTACCATTATGGGCCACGTCGACCACGGGAAGACGTCCCTTCTCGATGCCATTCGTTCGACGAAAGTCGCCGAGGGCGAAGCCGGGGGCATTACGCAGCACATCGGGGCCTATACGGTCTCGGTCCATGGCAAGCAGGTGACGTTCCTCGATACACCGGGTCACGAAGCCTTTACCGCCATGCGTGCCCGCGGCGCCAAGGCGACGGACATCGTGATTCTGGTCGTGGCGGCTGATGACGGCGTCATGCCGCAGACCATCGAGGCGATTCACCATGCCAAGGCGGCCGGAGTCCCCTTGGTTGTGGCTATCAACAAGATCGACAAGCCGGGCTGCAATCCGGATCGTGTCCGCACTGCGCTATCTGAACACGGTTTGATCCCTGAATCCTGGGGCGGCGAGACGATTATGGTGGAGGTGTCCGCCAAGCAGAGGACTGGGTTGGATCAGCTGTTGGAAATGATTCTCCTGCAAGCGGAAGTCTTGGAACTGAAAGCCGATCCCACGCGCATGGCGAAGGGGTTGGTGATCGAGGCCAAATTGGAGCGAGGCCGGGGGCCGGTGGCCACGGTACTCGTACAGAGCGGTACCTTGCATGTCGGCGATGCGTTTGTCGTGGGCAACTTCAGCGGCCGTGTTCGCGCCCTCGTGACGGATACCGGAGCCAAGACGGCTGAAGCCGGCCCGTCGATTCCCGTGGAGGTCATCGGACTGCCCGGTGTGCCGGCGGCCGGAGATCTGTTCACGATCGTGAAAGATGAACGGGTTGCCAGAGAAATCGCGGAAGAGCGCGCCCGCAAGCAGCGCGCGGCGGAATTGGCCGGACCGGCCAAGGTCAGCCTGGATGACCTGTTTGCCAAGATTCAAGAAGGCGAAGTCAAAGAACTTCCCATCGTGATCAAGGCGGATGTGCAGGGTTCGGCGGAAGCGCTGGCTGCGGCGGTCGAGAAAATGCCGGCCGGCGCCGTCAAGCTTCGGGTCATGCATAGCGGGGTCGGAGGAATCACCGAAACGGACGTATTGTTGGCGGCGGCTTCGAAGGCCATCGTGATCGGGTTCAATATCCGTCCGGAGCCCAAGGCTGCGGCCTTGGCTGAGCGAGAAGGTGTGGATATCCGCCTCTACAGCATCATTTACGATGCATTGAACGACATCCGTGCGGCGATGGAAGGCCTCTTGGAGCCGATGTTGAAGGAGCGGGTCCTCGGTCGCGCGGAAGTCCGGCAGGTGTTTACGATTCCCAAGGCGGGTCTCGTGGCCGGCTGCTACGTGGTCGACGGCGTGATCTCGCGGGCCAGTGCCGGCGCGCGCGTCATCCGCGACAGCGTGGTCGTGTACGAAGGTAAGCTTGGGTCCTTGCGTCGGTTCAAGGACGATGTCCGGGAAGTGCAGCAGGGCTATGAGTGCGGTATCACGGTTGAGAATTTCAATGACGTCAAATCCGGCGACATCATTGAAGTCTATGTGGTCGACAAGATCGCGGCCAAACTGGAAACGGCTGGACGCGCGCCGTCCTCGCAAAGCCAGCGGGTATGA
- the rbfA gene encoding 30S ribosome-binding factor RbfA yields MMKSTYNRADRVADQIRMEVADILMRKIKDPRVRSVTVTDVELTKDLRIARVFVTTLERGEAERHVFDGLAKASGFVRAELGRRLTLRYLPELIFVKDVSGSRGDRILELLEGLHRDEAGTEAAGSPEPVHPDH; encoded by the coding sequence ATGATGAAATCGACCTACAACCGTGCCGATCGTGTGGCGGATCAAATCAGAATGGAAGTCGCCGACATTCTGATGCGGAAAATCAAGGATCCACGGGTGCGCTCGGTAACGGTGACCGACGTCGAATTGACCAAGGACCTCCGGATCGCGAGGGTTTTCGTCACGACGTTGGAGCGGGGCGAGGCGGAACGTCACGTGTTCGATGGGCTGGCCAAGGCCAGTGGGTTTGTGCGCGCCGAATTGGGGCGTCGGCTCACATTGCGGTACTTGCCCGAGTTGATTTTCGTCAAGGATGTGAGCGGATCGCGGGGAGACCGCATACTCGAGTTGTTGGAAGGGTTGCATCGCGATGAGGCCGGAACGGAAGCGGCAGGGTCGCCCGAACCGGTGCATCCCGATCACTGA
- a CDS encoding DUF503 domain-containing protein, giving the protein MIVGLCTVELFIPDSHSLKDKRQVLQSLKSRLRDKFNVSVAEVGDLDLWQKAILGLACVANESGHVNQVLDQALNLVHGIPAVQVVRSQIELL; this is encoded by the coding sequence ATGATCGTCGGGTTATGTACGGTTGAGCTCTTCATACCGGACAGCCACTCGTTGAAGGACAAGCGCCAAGTTTTGCAGAGTTTGAAAAGCCGGCTTCGGGACAAGTTCAATGTATCCGTGGCCGAGGTCGGTGACCTGGATTTGTGGCAAAAGGCCATATTGGGGCTGGCCTGTGTCGCGAACGAGTCAGGCCACGTGAACCAGGTGCTGGATCAGGCGTTGAATCTCGTGCATGGGATACCTGCAGTTCAGGTCGTGAGATCGCAGATTGAATTGCTTTAG